From Streptomyces sp. CMB-StM0423, a single genomic window includes:
- a CDS encoding response regulator transcription factor — protein MPDQTADPADSADHAPRIAVLLVDDDPLVRAGLRLMLGGAGDIDVVGEAADGGEVPALVAAHTPDVVLMDIRMPHLDGLAATEALRRLAEPPEVLVLTTFHTDEHVLRALRAGAAGFVLKDTPPREIVAAVRKVAAGEPALSPAVLQQLIAQVSGAGTEGPARAEEHARRRLAALGEREREVAVAVGRGRSNAEIAAELYMSVPTVKTHVSRILTKLDLNNRVQIALLVHDARES, from the coding sequence GTGCCCGACCAGACCGCCGATCCCGCGGACTCCGCAGATCATGCTCCCCGTATCGCCGTCCTCCTCGTCGACGACGACCCCCTCGTCCGGGCCGGGCTGCGGCTGATGCTCGGCGGGGCGGGCGACATCGACGTCGTGGGCGAGGCCGCGGACGGCGGCGAGGTCCCGGCGCTCGTGGCCGCCCACACACCCGACGTCGTGCTCATGGACATCCGCATGCCGCACCTCGACGGCCTCGCCGCCACCGAGGCGCTGCGGCGGCTCGCGGAGCCGCCGGAGGTGCTGGTGCTGACGACGTTCCACACCGACGAGCACGTGCTGCGGGCCCTGCGCGCGGGCGCCGCGGGGTTCGTGCTCAAGGACACCCCGCCCCGGGAGATCGTCGCGGCCGTACGCAAGGTCGCCGCCGGCGAGCCCGCGCTGTCGCCCGCCGTGCTCCAGCAGCTCATCGCCCAGGTCTCCGGCGCCGGCACCGAAGGACCAGCGCGGGCCGAGGAGCACGCCCGCCGCCGTCTCGCCGCGCTCGGCGAGCGTGAGCGGGAGGTCGCCGTGGCGGTCGGCCGCGGCCGGTCGAACGCGGAGATCGCCGCCGAGCTGTACATGAGCGTGCCGACCGTGAAGACCCACGTCTCGCGCATCCTCACCAAGCTCGACCTCAACAACCGCGTCCAGATCGCCCTTCTCGTCCACGACGCAAGGGAATCCTGA
- the gcl gene encoding glyoxylate carboligase — protein MTAARAAVEILKKEGVQVAFGVPGAAINPFYAALRAAGGIGHVLARHVEGASHMAEGYTRARAGNIGVCIGTSGPAGTDMITGLYSATGDSIPILCITGQAPTPVLHKEDFQAVDIAAIAAPVTKKATTVLQAAQVPGVLQQAFHLMRSGRPGPVLVDLPTDVQLTEIEFDPDTYEPLPVHRPAATRAQAEKAVAMLCAAERPLIVAGGGVIGADACAELVEFAELTGTPVVPTLMGWGALPDDHPLNAGMVGLQTSHRYGNENFLAADFVLGIGNRWANRHTGYRLDVYTEGRTFVHVDVEPTQIGRIFAPDYGIASDAGAALRQFTEVARERQAAGRLPDRAAWAAATQERRARLQRRTHFDDVPMKPQRVYEEMNKAFGPGTRYVTAIGLSQIAGAQMLHVYRPRHWINCGQAGPLGWTVPAALGVATADPEALVVGLSGDYDFQFLVEELAVGAQHRIPYVQVLVNNSYLGLIRQAQLGLDMNFQVNLEFENVNSPELGGYGVDHVKVAEGLGCKAIRVTEPGELGAAFAQARKLAAEYRVPVVVEAILERITNISMSTTADISDVREWEDLATEPWHAPTSILPLKS, from the coding sequence ATGACAGCCGCGCGCGCGGCGGTGGAGATCCTCAAGAAGGAAGGCGTCCAGGTCGCGTTCGGCGTCCCGGGAGCGGCGATCAACCCGTTCTACGCGGCCCTCAGGGCGGCCGGCGGCATCGGCCACGTGCTCGCGCGGCACGTCGAGGGCGCCTCGCACATGGCCGAGGGCTACACCCGCGCCCGGGCGGGCAACATCGGCGTGTGCATCGGCACCTCGGGCCCCGCCGGCACCGACATGATCACCGGGCTCTACTCGGCGACCGGCGACTCGATCCCGATCCTGTGCATCACGGGACAGGCGCCGACGCCGGTGCTGCACAAGGAGGACTTCCAGGCCGTCGACATCGCGGCGATCGCCGCCCCCGTCACCAAGAAGGCCACCACCGTGCTCCAGGCCGCACAGGTGCCCGGCGTCCTCCAGCAGGCGTTCCACCTGATGCGCTCCGGCCGCCCCGGGCCCGTGCTCGTCGACCTGCCCACCGATGTCCAGCTCACCGAGATCGAGTTCGACCCGGACACGTACGAGCCGCTGCCCGTGCACCGGCCCGCCGCCACCCGGGCGCAGGCGGAGAAGGCCGTCGCGATGCTGTGCGCCGCCGAGCGGCCGCTGATCGTCGCGGGCGGCGGCGTCATCGGCGCCGACGCCTGCGCGGAGCTGGTGGAGTTCGCGGAGCTGACCGGCACCCCCGTCGTACCGACCCTGATGGGCTGGGGCGCCCTCCCCGACGACCACCCGCTCAACGCGGGCATGGTGGGGCTCCAGACCTCCCACCGCTACGGCAACGAGAACTTCCTCGCCGCCGACTTCGTCCTCGGCATCGGCAACCGCTGGGCCAACCGCCACACCGGCTACCGGCTCGACGTCTACACCGAGGGCCGCACCTTCGTCCACGTCGACGTCGAACCCACCCAGATCGGCCGGATCTTCGCCCCCGACTACGGCATCGCCTCCGACGCCGGCGCCGCGCTGCGGCAGTTCACCGAGGTCGCCCGCGAACGGCAGGCCGCCGGCCGGCTGCCGGACCGCGCCGCGTGGGCCGCGGCCACCCAGGAGCGCCGGGCGCGGCTCCAGCGCCGTACCCACTTCGACGACGTGCCGATGAAGCCGCAACGGGTCTACGAGGAGATGAACAAGGCGTTCGGCCCCGGCACCCGTTACGTCACCGCCATCGGCCTCTCCCAGATCGCCGGCGCCCAGATGCTCCACGTCTACAGGCCGCGGCACTGGATCAACTGCGGCCAGGCGGGACCCCTCGGCTGGACGGTGCCCGCCGCCCTCGGCGTCGCCACCGCCGACCCGGAGGCGCTGGTCGTCGGGCTCTCCGGGGACTACGACTTCCAGTTCCTGGTGGAGGAGCTGGCGGTGGGCGCGCAGCACCGCATCCCGTACGTGCAGGTGCTCGTCAACAACTCCTATCTCGGCCTGATCCGGCAGGCCCAGTTGGGCCTGGACATGAACTTCCAGGTCAACCTGGAGTTCGAGAACGTCAACTCGCCGGAGCTGGGCGGCTACGGCGTCGACCACGTCAAGGTCGCCGAGGGGCTGGGCTGCAAGGCGATCCGGGTCACCGAACCGGGCGAACTGGGCGCCGCGTTCGCCCAGGCGCGGAAGCTGGCGGCGGAGTACCGGGTGCCGGTCGTGGTGGAGGCGATCCTGGAGCGGATCACCAACATCTCCATGAGCACCACGGCGGACATCAGCGACGTCCGCGAGTGGGAGGACCTGGCCACCGAGCCGTGGCACGCCCCCACGTCGATCCTGCCGCTGAAGAGCTGA
- a CDS encoding sensor histidine kinase: MPRTASETRAAGSTRRDRLADAGLVLFAGAFSFLSAGSVLPEDGAVSENVLFAEALAAGVACLALLLRRRWPVPLAVAMLVADSFGHFFIGPTLVAVFTVAAHRPLRATGWITALVFARLVGFLASVPDPEDPRTGAGVAYFSLVTAALVWGLYRRSRRQLVASLRERAEQAEADAALRAEQAQRRAREEIAREMHDVLAHRLSLLSVHAGALEFHPGAPPAEVARAAGVIRDSAHEALQDLRDVIGVLRAPADAAAGAGRPQPTLGDVDRLVAEAGEAGMRIAYAPDVAAPEAVPAATGRTAYRIVQEGLTNARKHAAGTKVTVTLTGSPEKGLTVEVGNPLPGAAGVADGPRTAAVLTGGQAAAGRDEYGRAAAGARPGAGRGAGTDRAAVAALAAKPRGGPGGLAGAPVTVPGPGGRSNGSAVRPGAGATGPIPGAGQGLVGLAERAALAGGRLVHTADGDGFHLRAWLPWGRPSRTE; the protein is encoded by the coding sequence ATGCCCCGTACCGCCTCCGAGACCCGCGCCGCCGGCAGCACCCGGCGGGACCGGCTCGCCGACGCCGGCCTCGTCCTCTTCGCCGGGGCCTTCTCGTTCCTGTCCGCCGGCTCGGTGCTGCCGGAGGACGGCGCCGTCTCGGAGAACGTGCTCTTCGCCGAGGCCCTGGCCGCCGGCGTGGCCTGCCTGGCGCTGCTGCTGCGGCGCCGCTGGCCGGTGCCGCTCGCGGTGGCGATGCTCGTCGCCGACTCCTTCGGCCACTTCTTCATCGGGCCGACGCTGGTGGCGGTCTTCACCGTCGCGGCGCACCGCCCGCTGCGCGCCACCGGCTGGATCACGGCCCTCGTCTTCGCCCGGCTCGTGGGCTTCCTCGCCAGCGTCCCCGACCCGGAGGATCCGCGGACCGGCGCGGGGGTGGCGTACTTCTCACTGGTCACGGCGGCCCTGGTCTGGGGCCTCTACCGCCGCTCCCGCCGCCAGCTCGTCGCCTCGCTGCGCGAGCGGGCCGAGCAGGCGGAGGCCGACGCGGCGCTGCGTGCGGAGCAGGCGCAGCGGCGGGCCCGGGAGGAGATCGCGCGGGAGATGCACGACGTGCTGGCGCACCGGCTGTCGCTGCTGAGCGTGCACGCGGGGGCGCTGGAGTTCCACCCCGGCGCCCCGCCGGCGGAGGTCGCCCGCGCGGCGGGCGTGATCCGCGACAGCGCGCACGAGGCGCTGCAGGACCTGCGGGACGTGATCGGCGTGCTGCGCGCACCGGCCGACGCCGCCGCGGGCGCCGGGCGTCCGCAGCCGACGCTCGGGGACGTGGACCGGCTGGTGGCGGAGGCCGGCGAGGCGGGCATGCGTATCGCGTACGCACCGGACGTCGCCGCTCCGGAGGCGGTCCCGGCGGCGACGGGGCGCACGGCGTACCGGATCGTGCAGGAGGGCCTGACGAACGCCCGCAAGCACGCGGCGGGCACGAAGGTGACGGTGACGCTGACGGGCAGCCCGGAGAAGGGCCTGACGGTGGAGGTGGGCAACCCGCTGCCGGGCGCGGCCGGGGTGGCGGACGGGCCGCGGACCGCCGCGGTCCTGACGGGCGGGCAGGCTGCCGCCGGGCGGGACGAGTACGGCCGCGCGGCGGCGGGCGCGCGCCCGGGTGCCGGGCGGGGCGCCGGCACCGACAGGGCCGCGGTTGCCGCCCTCGCGGCGAAGCCGCGGGGCGGGCCCGGCGGCCTCGCCGGCGCGCCCGTGACGGTGCCGGGACCCGGCGGCCGGAGCAACGGCTCCGCTGTCCGCCCCGGCGCGGGTGCCACCGGCCCCATCCCCGGGGCCGGGCAGGGCCTCGTCGGGCTCGCCGAGCGGGCCGCGCTGGCCGGCGGGCGGCTGGTGCACACGGCCGACGGCGACGGCTTCCACCTGCGCGCCTGGCTCCCGTGGGGCCGCCCGTCCCGTACGGAATGA